The following coding sequences are from one Acidisarcina sp. window:
- a CDS encoding IS91 family transposase, with protein MTGHRLEVADVFRGFQEQFFQGWRHALSDQQRKVLRDIGLCRTAGLGTHLERCDRCSYETLAYDSCRNRHCPKCQSSARDRWLLKQAASLLPVSYVHAVFTVPEQLAPIALRNQKVFYSMLFRAASETLLEIAADPRHLGAHIGILAVLHTWSQNLQFHPHLHCLIPAGGLAPDHSNWVATRRHGFFLPVRVLSRMFRGKLLSFLKRSYRSGELCFTGKVAALSSPRTFYSLLGSLRRKEWVVYSKPPFGGPEHVLKYLARYTHRVAISNGRMISIENGQVRFRWRDSRHGNRSSTMRLEATEFIRRFLLHVLPSGFVKIRHFGLLANRNRRRALALCRAHLRSTQTDLTRLLDERQRSALNRACPQCRCGTLQVVARAIAGQQIGSITPTHPAAVDSS; from the coding sequence TGCCGCACAGCCGGGCTGGGCACTCATCTGGAACGCTGCGATCGATGCAGCTACGAAACGCTGGCATACGACTCGTGCCGCAATCGGCACTGTCCCAAGTGCCAGTCTTCAGCGCGCGATCGATGGCTGCTCAAGCAGGCTGCCAGCCTGCTGCCGGTGTCCTACGTCCACGCAGTCTTCACCGTCCCGGAACAACTGGCGCCCATCGCACTGCGCAACCAGAAGGTCTTCTATTCGATGCTGTTTCGCGCAGCTTCCGAGACCCTGTTGGAGATCGCCGCGGATCCACGGCACCTTGGCGCGCACATAGGCATCCTTGCCGTTCTTCATACCTGGAGTCAGAACCTCCAGTTCCATCCCCATCTGCACTGTCTTATCCCTGCTGGGGGGCTGGCTCCCGATCACTCCAACTGGGTGGCTACGAGACGCCACGGCTTCTTCCTCCCAGTGCGCGTGCTCAGCCGCATGTTCCGTGGCAAGCTGCTCAGCTTTCTGAAGCGAAGCTACCGCAGCGGCGAGCTATGTTTCACCGGCAAGGTAGCTGCACTGTCCTCCCCGCGCACCTTCTACTCGCTGCTCGGAAGCCTGAGACGGAAGGAGTGGGTGGTCTACTCCAAGCCTCCTTTCGGCGGACCCGAGCATGTGCTGAAGTATCTGGCACGCTACACGCATCGGGTCGCCATCTCTAACGGAAGGATGATAAGCATCGAGAACGGTCAGGTGCGCTTTCGCTGGCGCGATTCGCGGCACGGCAACCGCAGCAGCACCATGAGGCTCGAGGCTACCGAGTTCATCCGGCGCTTCCTTCTCCACGTCCTGCCCTCCGGTTTCGTGAAGATTCGGCACTTCGGCCTGCTTGCCAACCGGAACCGACGGCGCGCGCTGGCCCTATGCCGAGCTCATCTCCGCTCCACGCAGACCGACCTCACCAGACTGCTTGACGAGCGACAGCGATCCGCGTTGAACCGAGCCTGCCCCCAGTGTCGATGCGGGACTCTCCAGGTCGTGGCCCGTGCAATCGCCGGTCAGCAGATCGGCAGCATAACTCCAACTCACCCTGCAGCCGTCGACTCCTCCTGA
- a CDS encoding class I SAM-dependent methyltransferase — translation MKIDEAAALIHTPLVEWDRPQSWCDLGSGRGTFTRALAQLLAPGSTVYAVDFDASALEGIPDRHKDAEIRKIVGDIESSTLRLPTVDGVLMANTLHFVREQRPLLRRLLTVTDRFLVVEYERSKPNRWGPYPVGFEKLSQLFSGVGVESIERLATRPSLFGGTMYSAVAQRQRPKLGEGPHLPVA, via the coding sequence ATGAAGATCGATGAGGCTGCGGCACTCATTCATACGCCCCTCGTGGAATGGGACCGGCCTCAATCCTGGTGTGATCTTGGCTCAGGGAGAGGAACCTTCACACGAGCCCTGGCTCAGCTACTCGCTCCGGGCAGCACCGTCTATGCTGTCGATTTCGACGCGAGCGCTCTGGAGGGAATTCCAGACCGGCACAAAGATGCAGAGATCCGCAAAATCGTCGGGGATATTGAGAGTTCAACTCTTCGATTGCCCACGGTGGATGGCGTCCTCATGGCGAACACTCTGCATTTCGTCCGCGAACAGCGGCCGCTGCTGAGAAGGCTTTTGACTGTGACCGATCGTTTCCTCGTCGTGGAGTACGAGCGGTCCAAGCCGAACAGATGGGGGCCCTATCCAGTTGGTTTCGAGAAGCTCAGTCAACTCTTCAGCGGGGTTGGAGTAGAGAGCATCGAGAGGCTGGCAACACGACCTTCACTCTTTGGCGGCACAATGTACTCTGCAGTGGCGCAGCGCCAACGGCCGAAGTTAGGAGAGGGACCGCACCTGCCTGTCGCGTGA